One Deltaproteobacteria bacterium genomic region harbors:
- a CDS encoding branched-chain amino acid ABC transporter permease, whose product MSILVIMSLLNGLTLAGLLFITASGLTLSFSLMRVVNLTHGALYMAGGFIGMSVIKVTGNWLLALFAGGGVMAVLALLEEKYLLRRARGDDLMETLVSLSVAIIIGDLVLVIWGGYPRTIEIPAVLSGVWILPVIDMVYPVFRIFMLGVAIFIIVALWFFLKKTNLGITIRAGVDNFEMVSALGINVRRLFTIVFCLSGFLAGAAGVVGGTSMMLVVGEDWRILTLTLIVIIIGGMGSLGGTVVGALITGLIYSFATAYMPEFSLFILFLPVALILSIRPQGLFGTKA is encoded by the coding sequence ATGTCCATCCTGGTCATCATGTCTTTGCTCAACGGTCTGACGCTGGCGGGACTGCTGTTCATCACGGCCAGCGGGTTGACGCTCTCCTTCAGCCTCATGCGCGTGGTCAACCTGACCCACGGGGCCCTTTACATGGCCGGCGGTTTCATCGGTATGTCCGTGATCAAGGTGACGGGGAACTGGCTTCTGGCCCTGTTCGCCGGGGGCGGCGTCATGGCCGTCCTGGCTCTATTGGAAGAGAAGTATCTGCTGCGGCGGGCCCGGGGCGACGACCTGATGGAGACCCTGGTCTCCCTGTCCGTGGCCATCATCATCGGCGACCTGGTTCTGGTCATCTGGGGCGGGTACCCCAGGACCATTGAAATCCCCGCCGTGCTGAGCGGCGTCTGGATCCTGCCGGTGATCGATATGGTCTATCCCGTATTCCGGATTTTTATGCTGGGAGTGGCCATTTTCATCATTGTGGCCCTGTGGTTTTTTCTGAAGAAGACAAACCTCGGGATCACCATCCGGGCCGGCGTGGATAATTTCGAGATGGTGTCCGCCCTGGGGATCAACGTCCGTCGGTTGTTCACCATCGTTTTTTGCCTTTCCGGCTTTTTGGCCGGCGCGGCCGGCGTTGTGGGCGGAACGTCTATGATGCTGGTGGTGGGAGAGGACTGGCGCATTCTGACCCTGACGCTCATCGTGATCATTATCGGCGGTATGGGCAGCCTGGGGGGCACCGTCGTGGGCGCGCTGATCACCGGTCTGATCTACAGTTTCGCCACGGCGTATATGCCCGAGTTTTCGTTGTTCATCCTGTTCCTGCCCGTGGCCCTTATCCTCTCGATCAGGCCTCAAGGGCTGTTCGGCACAAAGGCCTGA